The window TGTCCCCGTCTACAAGTTCCATCGCCGCCGCTTTATCTAAATACATATCTCCTCCTATAACATGAAGATAAACAGCTCGGCAGAATCCATGCCGAGCCGTCTACTACTCTGTCAATAAAATCTATTTTAAGTTTGTCATCAGCCTGTTAAGCCTTTTTACAAAATCGACCGGAGCCTTTAGCTCTCCGCTTTCAACCAAGAGGGCTTGTTCCAAAAGGAGGTTGGACATATCTTCTACAAATTCTTTATCCTTCGAATCCTTTAATTTTTGAACCAAGGGATGATCGGCATTTACTTCCAAAATCGGTTTTACGGCACTTGTATTAAACTGCCCCATAGCCCTCATCATTCTTTCCATCTGTAAGCTGGGATCGGTTTCGTCCACAACTATACATGAAGGAGAATCGGAAAGGCGTTTTGAAAAGCGTACCTCTTTTACCTTATCGCCGAGAACCTCTTTAATCTTTTCGAGTACGGGCTTAAAGTCCTTTTCTTTTTTTTCGGCTTCCTTAGTTTCTTCTTCGGTATTAAGTTCTTTATCGGAGCCGGCTCTGTTTGCAGCCTTTAATTCCCAGTCCTTGTATTTTCCCAATGAAGGAATAATTATGTCGTCAATTTCATCGGGCATAATTAAAACTTCAAAGCCTTTTTGTTTGTATACTTCAAGATGAGGAGATTGACGCAAGGTTTTTTCATCTTCACCCGTAATGTAGTAGATAGCCTTTTGATCGCTTTTCATTCTTGAAACATAATCGGCAAAGCTGGTCCACTCATCTTCTTTTACTTCGGGTGAAGTTGTCTTAAAGCGTACCAAATCGGCGAGCTCTTCCCTGTGTTCATAATCGCTGTACAAGCCTTCTTTTAATGGGCGGTTAAATTCGGCGATGAATTTATTGTATTTTTCTTTGTCGTTTTCGGCGAGCTTTTTAAACTCTCCTAAAAGTTTTTTAACCGAAGCGTTTTTAATGTTTGAAAGAATTCTATTTTGCTGCAAGATTTCGCGGCTTACATTTAGGGGCAAATCTTCGCTGTCTATAACACCGCGCACAAAGCGGAGGTATGTGGGCAGAAGCTCTTTTTCATCATCGGTAATAAAGACCCTCTTTACAAAGAGCTTAACTCCCGGCCTATAATCCGCATGGAACATGTCGAAGGGAGCTTTCGACGGAACATAAAAGAGGGTTGTGTATTCTTGAGTTCCTTCCGCCTTTGTGTGCACATATAGTAAAGGCTCTTGAGAATCGTGCGAAAGGGATTTATAAAAGTTAAAATAATCTTCTTCTTTTAATTCCGATTTGGGCTTTTGCCAAATAGCTCCTGCATCGTTTATCTGTTCCGTTTTAGAGGCTTCCGATTTTACTTTTCCCTTATCGTCATATTGCTTTTCGGTAAAATGAAGATAGATTGGGAAGGCGATGTGGTCGGAATAGGTTTTAATTATTTCTTCAATACGCCAACGGGTAGCATACTCCGAGTCCTCATTATTTAAGTGAAGAATAACACAGGTTCCGTTTGCTCCTTCGGGTACACCATCTATTATGGGGAAGGCCGTATCGTCAACCTTTTCCAAGTCGTAGGCACCCTTTCCGTCCGAAGTCCACTTCCAAACATCGTTCTCTCCGGCTTTTTTGGAAATAACATCGATGGTAGAGGCTGCCATAAAGGCCGAATAAAAACCTACACCGAACTGACCGATAAGGTTTGAATCTTTTTTATCGGCGGCTGCAAGCTGATCTAAAAAAGCCTTTGTTCCGGACCTTGCTATCGTTCCCAAATTATTTTTTAGATCTTCCTCGTTCATACCCAAGCCGGTATCCCGCACGGTAAGCGTATTGGCCGTATCGTCAAAACAGATATCGATTCTGGGCTCGAATTTAATCTGCTTATAAGCCTCATCGGAAAGGGTTAAATACTTTAACTTATCTAATGCATCCGAAGCATTGGAAACAAGTTCCCTTAAAAAGATTTCCTTGTTTGAATAAAGCGAATGAATAATGAGCGACAAAAGCTGGTTCACTTCAGTTTCAAACTTGTACTGTGCCATATCAACCTCCAAAATAAACCGCAAAGGCGCAAAGAGCGCAAAGGGGTATTTAAAAATGTAATATTAAATCAATATATTATAAGGATAATAAATTATCGGTAAAAAGGCAAGGGGAGAGAATTTTATCCGAAAACTTAAATAATTCCGTAAAAAACTAAAAAAATTTTTAGTTATGCCGATATTCATCATTAACAGTGAGCGTATTTAAATGTGTACCGCAAAGCCTTTCTAACCAAAAAATGATGCAAAATCTCCAAGCTTATTAGTGTACATAATACAAAAGATTGTAGGTCAAGCATGTATAATAAATTTCAATTTAACCAGAGGTCCGGTGTGGATGAAAATTTGTATAAGGATAAAACTCCTGAACAGATTTTAATCGAGAAACGAGCAGAATTATTTTTAAATGCAGCAAAGAAAAACCCAAAAAAGTTTATATATAGACTAAAAAGGTTTAACCTTAAGTTAAAATATATCAAAACTAATTTTTATCAAAATAAATAAGCGTTTCAGCTTACCGCCATGGACGGCGGAGATTGCAGCTGAAAGCGTTTATTAAAAGAGCATTTTTTTTATAATTCTAAGTAAAACTTAAAAACTTCTTCCTCCGCCGCCGTGAGTTCTTCCGCTTGAGGATGTATGTGTAGAACTACCACCCGAGTCTCCTCCGCTATTTGATTTAATGACGTGGGATACCGTATTGGTAGAAAGAAACACATCATCAACGGTTTCAAAAGAAACAAGACTGTTCTTTTTAATATCATAGAAGGGAGCAAAGGCAAAGGCTTCCTTGTTTTTATATTTTCTTTGTGTGCCTAAAAATTTAAAAGCAAAGCTGATAACTGCAATACCTAAACTGATTAAAATTTCCATAAGCGAAAGACTGTTGTAAAACTTCCGAGCGAGAGCTTTAAGATAAGATTCGATTCCCTTGGCATAATTATTTTCTTTTAATCCTCCGTATATTAAAGAGTCTAAAAGTTTTTCAATGCTATTGTCGGTAAGAGTGCTTATCGTTTTTTTTCCATGAGTTGAAATATGTGCATATCGACTGCCTTGAGTACCATCCCCGGTTACAATGAGTAAAAGGCTTCCTTCACTTTCGGTTCCTTGACCGTAACCGTTATAGTCAAAATAATCATCGGCATAATCTTGCGGACTTTTTTCTCCCGTGGATGGAACAATTACAATTACGGTTTCAGACTTACTCTTTTGCGAAATCTTATATAAGCTTTTCTCTAT of the Treponema denticola ATCC 35405 genome contains:
- a CDS encoding TPM domain-containing protein, translating into MVVKKVICSLIIFFCIGLSSYAEIEKKLLIDEAGVLSQESFSKIEKSLYKISQKSKSETVIVIVPSTGEKSPQDYADDYFDYNGYGQGTESEGSLLLIVTGDGTQGSRYAHISTHGKKTISTLTDNSIEKLLDSLIYGGLKENNYAKGIESYLKALARKFYNSLSLMEILISLGIAVISFAFKFLGTQRKYKNKEAFAFAPFYDIKKNSLVSFETVDDVFLSTNTVSHVIKSNSGGDSGGSSTHTSSSGRTHGGGGRSF
- the htpG gene encoding molecular chaperone HtpG — its product is MAQYKFETEVNQLLSLIIHSLYSNKEIFLRELVSNASDALDKLKYLTLSDEAYKQIKFEPRIDICFDDTANTLTVRDTGLGMNEEDLKNNLGTIARSGTKAFLDQLAAADKKDSNLIGQFGVGFYSAFMAASTIDVISKKAGENDVWKWTSDGKGAYDLEKVDDTAFPIIDGVPEGANGTCVILHLNNEDSEYATRWRIEEIIKTYSDHIAFPIYLHFTEKQYDDKGKVKSEASKTEQINDAGAIWQKPKSELKEEDYFNFYKSLSHDSQEPLLYVHTKAEGTQEYTTLFYVPSKAPFDMFHADYRPGVKLFVKRVFITDDEKELLPTYLRFVRGVIDSEDLPLNVSREILQQNRILSNIKNASVKKLLGEFKKLAENDKEKYNKFIAEFNRPLKEGLYSDYEHREELADLVRFKTTSPEVKEDEWTSFADYVSRMKSDQKAIYYITGEDEKTLRQSPHLEVYKQKGFEVLIMPDEIDDIIIPSLGKYKDWELKAANRAGSDKELNTEEETKEAEKKEKDFKPVLEKIKEVLGDKVKEVRFSKRLSDSPSCIVVDETDPSLQMERMMRAMGQFNTSAVKPILEVNADHPLVQKLKDSKDKEFVEDMSNLLLEQALLVESGELKAPVDFVKRLNRLMTNLK